The Candidatus Phaeomarinobacter ectocarpi genome includes a region encoding these proteins:
- a CDS encoding ComEC/Rec2 family competence protein: MAGQEQDRLTLWIPVFFGAGVVLYFARQTEPAVWVAPFFLGSTLCALSLVRQSLLPMMVLSAVAALMAGFATADWRAARVDAPALDRAIRSISIEGILLEKTNRAEGGTRVVIAPTRLGRQMKEGMPARIRINVRTQMDRVQPGDVVSVRAGLMPPPGPAAPGAFDFGRQAYFRQLGAVGYALSPLSHVAPAPNTWSACLRFCVSRLRNDLTERIVTALPPPQGAIAAALMTGDRGGIPESVLQDLRDTGLAHLLAISGLHMALFAGAIFWGVRGLLALLPALALRVPIKKWAAAAALIGGFGYLLISGGSVATQRAFVMFTLIFVAVMLDRPAITMRNVALAAMIVMVLTPEAVMEASFQMSFSAAVALVAFYEASRPWLSRWNSAMAERGLVAKGVLYLGGIALTSIVASLATAPFAAFHFNRVVDFGLVANLAAMPIVGFVVMPASLLAFLAIPFGLEAIPLWAAGQGISLITTVADTVASWPGAITAVPAMPDASLALLIVGGLWMALWSTLLRWMGLIGPLLGITLAMTSPYPDVLVDRDAELVAVRDVNEQLALSASRRAGFSAETWLRRDADLRSQKVAAASLFACDAEGCAARHPDIGLISVPRTWRGLVEDCDEAKIIVTDTYAPLACRVPVIIDRSALQRRGSHALYVDAHMPTGVRVVTACDVSGNRPWTRCRP; encoded by the coding sequence GCTGTCGCAGCGCTTATGGCTGGATTTGCGACCGCGGACTGGCGTGCGGCGCGAGTTGATGCGCCAGCTTTGGACAGGGCGATTAGGTCCATATCCATTGAAGGCATCTTGTTGGAAAAGACCAACCGGGCAGAAGGTGGGACTCGGGTGGTCATTGCGCCAACGCGCCTTGGCCGCCAGATGAAGGAGGGAATGCCAGCCCGCATCCGCATCAATGTTCGGACGCAGATGGACAGGGTTCAGCCGGGTGATGTTGTGTCGGTGCGCGCGGGCCTGATGCCACCGCCGGGTCCGGCGGCACCGGGCGCTTTTGACTTTGGGCGGCAGGCATATTTTCGCCAGCTTGGAGCAGTGGGCTATGCACTATCGCCGCTCTCTCACGTCGCTCCGGCTCCGAACACATGGAGCGCCTGCCTGCGGTTTTGCGTCAGTAGACTGCGTAATGATCTGACAGAGCGGATTGTCACCGCGCTTCCACCGCCTCAGGGCGCCATCGCGGCGGCACTAATGACAGGCGACAGGGGGGGCATTCCCGAAAGCGTGCTGCAGGATCTGCGGGACACCGGTCTGGCGCATCTCCTGGCAATTTCAGGACTGCACATGGCCTTGTTTGCGGGCGCAATTTTTTGGGGTGTGCGAGGGCTGTTGGCCTTGCTACCGGCTTTGGCATTGAGGGTGCCCATAAAAAAATGGGCGGCCGCAGCAGCGCTCATTGGAGGTTTTGGATATCTGCTTATCTCTGGTGGGTCCGTTGCAACACAGCGCGCGTTCGTAATGTTCACGCTGATTTTCGTTGCGGTCATGTTAGATCGCCCCGCCATCACCATGCGCAACGTCGCGCTGGCAGCAATGATCGTAATGGTACTGACGCCCGAAGCTGTCATGGAAGCCAGCTTCCAGATGTCGTTTTCAGCAGCAGTTGCTCTGGTCGCCTTTTATGAGGCATCCCGTCCCTGGCTCAGCCGTTGGAACAGCGCGATGGCAGAACGCGGCTTGGTGGCCAAAGGGGTGCTGTACCTAGGCGGCATTGCACTAACCTCAATTGTTGCGTCATTGGCCACCGCACCGTTTGCGGCGTTCCACTTCAACAGGGTTGTGGATTTCGGTCTTGTGGCCAATCTCGCTGCGATGCCCATTGTTGGTTTTGTCGTTATGCCGGCGTCACTTTTGGCCTTCCTTGCAATACCTTTCGGACTGGAAGCTATTCCTCTTTGGGCTGCCGGTCAGGGCATCTCGCTTATCACTACGGTTGCCGACACAGTTGCGAGTTGGCCCGGCGCGATTACGGCGGTTCCCGCAATGCCTGATGCGTCATTGGCCCTCCTCATTGTTGGCGGGCTGTGGATGGCCTTGTGGTCCACGTTACTGCGGTGGATGGGGCTGATTGGACCACTTCTGGGAATCACGTTGGCAATGACAAGTCCGTATCCGGACGTTCTGGTAGACCGAGACGCTGAACTTGTCGCAGTGCGAGATGTGAATGAACAGCTCGCCCTTAGCGCGTCCAGGCGTGCCGGGTTTTCTGCTGAAACGTGGCTGAGGCGCGATGCTGACTTGAGGTCTCAAAAGGTAGCCGCCGCAAGCCTGTTTGCTTGTGATGCGGAAGGGTGTGCCGCCCGACATCCCGACATTGGATTGATTTCTGTGCCCCGAACCTGGCGTGGTTTGGTCGAAGACTGTGACGAGGCAAAGATCATTGTGACCGATACATATGCACCCTTGGCTTGCCGAGTTCCGGTCATAATCGACAGGAGTGCATTGCAGCGACGCGGTTCACATGCGCTTTACGTTGATGCACACATGCCAACAGGCGTTCGCGTTGTTACAGCATGTGATGTGTCCGGCAATCGTCCCTGGACGCGTTGCCGACCATGA